Part of the Deltaproteobacteria bacterium genome, CACGGTTCTCAAGTGGTTTTTCGACAACTATTTCCGGGTGACCGTGCACGGGCTGGAAAATGTACCCACAACCGGCCCCCTTCTGGTGATTCCCAACCATGCGGGCCAGCTTCCCACCGACGGCATGATGATAGGGGTGGCCCTGGCCACCAACCCCGACGGCCCCCGCGCGGCAAGGGCCATGGTGGAGCGCTTCGCCTTTCACCTTCCCTTTGTGGGCAACACGCTGAATCGCGTGGGGGCTGTGGTGGGCGATCCGGTGAACTGCATAAGGATGCTGAACCGGGGCGAGGCCGTGATCGTTTTCCCCGAAGGCGCTCGCGGCGGCGGCAAGGTCTGGGCCAAGCGATACCAGTTGCAGGGCTTCGGAAACGGCTTCATGCACATGGCCCTTGAAACCGGCGCTACCATTGTACCCGTGGGTGTGGTTGGCTCCGAGGAGACAATGCCCGCGCTGGTGAATTTAAAGCCCCTGGCGAAAATCCTGGGCTGGCCGTCCTTTCCCCTCACCATTCCCTTTCCGCTTCCAGCCCGGTTCATCATCAATTTCGGCGAGCCCATGCGTTTTTCCGGCGACGTGGAAAGCGAGGAGGACGTGGCGAAAATGGTGCAGCAGGTGAAGGACGAGGTGAGGCGGCTGGTGGACAAGGGGCTTGCAGAGCGGAAAAAGATATATTGATGGCTTGTTTGATATTTTCGATGGGAGGGTTTTGCCCTGGGAGCGCGGGCGTCCCGCCCGCTTTTATAACCAATGCGGGCGGGACGCCCGCGCTCCCAGGGAAACCGTTTTCGACCGCTTTTGAGAAACCCGTGCGGATAATTCGAGGAAAAAGCCATGAAATACGCAGAGGCTCTTAAGTGGAGCGACGAGATCGAGACGGTGGAGCCGGGCTCCGAAGCCGAAAAGGCCGCCATGGAGCGGTTTAAGGCGTATTTTTCATCGGTGAACGAAGCCACGGTCCACGCCATGACCCGCCAGCTTTACGCGGACCATGTCTATTTCAACGACACCCTTAAAACATTCATGCGGGCCGCAGACATAGAGCGCTATTTTGCCCGCACTTCAAGGATGCTTTCGGTTTTTTCCGTTACCCTGGACGGCGTTGCCCGCACCGGCAAGGATTACTACGTGTGCTGGACCATGGAGATAAGGTTTCGGCGCATCCGCAAGGACAGATCATACGTGTCCCACGGCATGAGCAGGATTAGGCTCGATAAAGACGGCAGGGTGGTCCTTCACCAGGATTTCTGGGACTCGGCCAAAAACTTCTTCGGCCACATCCCGGTTTTAGGAGCCGCCATAAAGCTCACCAGGAGAATGGTGTGAGAGCGTAGGATAATCAGGAAAAAAGCCGGTTAAGCCAGGAAACGAATACTGCGGCGCTTGGGGTGTTCGGATCGAGGTACTTTGCGGTTATGGAGGTTCCCAGGGGTTTGCCCGGTTCCTCCTGCCACGCAAGCCAGGTGTGGATAAGGGCCTTTGGGCGCTTGGGATCGGAAAATTTGCGCTCTCCCTGTGGTATGCCATCGATGCTCGCTTCGGCGTGAGCAAAAAGCGGGGAGCCTTCCGGGACCAGAACTCGAAGAAAATCCTCAAGGATGCCGTTGGTGCGGTTATCCGGCATTATCCAGACGCCGAAACGGGGAAGCAGGGAATCTTCGGTCGGCTCAACGACTGTGCCATCCGGCGATGGGTTGACCGGCACTGAAATGTAACCATTTGTTACAAGGATGTTACGGATTGACTGCCAGCGGGCGGCAAGGTTGGCGTCGGCGTCAACCACTACCCCCACCTGCCCTTCCTGCGCTGATTTGAGACGAACGGGAAGGGCCTCCAACAGATTATCTATTCCCTCGCAGTCCTTGATTTTTTCGATATGCGGCCCTTGGAGATTTCCGCACAGGTGCTTTACCACGTACTCGTCATCCTTGCCTTCAACCAGTAGAATCTGTTTGGCGGCCATTTTCAGCGCACCTCAATGCGTTCGCGGGTGACAACGGCAAGTTCGTCCTCACGGAACAGTGTGGGGATGATCCTGTCGTCCTTGCGGTAGAGGCGCACCA contains:
- a CDS encoding acyltransferase family protein — its product is MNLGTFLRKKAVSGELSRLVDSMPLSVGSLGYDPWGFNTEDAKVGLTVLKWFFDNYFRVTVHGLENVPTTGPLLVIPNHAGQLPTDGMMIGVALATNPDGPRAARAMVERFAFHLPFVGNTLNRVGAVVGDPVNCIRMLNRGEAVIVFPEGARGGGKVWAKRYQLQGFGNGFMHMALETGATIVPVGVVGSEETMPALVNLKPLAKILGWPSFPLTIPFPLPARFIINFGEPMRFSGDVESEEDVAKMVQQVKDEVRRLVDKGLAERKKIY
- a CDS encoding nuclear transport factor 2 family protein gives rise to the protein MKYAEALKWSDEIETVEPGSEAEKAAMERFKAYFSSVNEATVHAMTRQLYADHVYFNDTLKTFMRAADIERYFARTSRMLSVFSVTLDGVARTGKDYYVCWTMEIRFRRIRKDRSYVSHGMSRIRLDKDGRVVLHQDFWDSAKNFFGHIPVLGAAIKLTRRMV